The genomic segment AAGAATATTAAGGAATTATTTTTGGAAATGGAATATATGCAAATTCAAATCTCACAATAGTAGATGATGGGCATGTGTATGTAGGTGATAAAGTAATGTTTGGACCCAATGTAACGATAGCAACTGCAGGTCATCCGGTTGATCCAGTACTAAGGGCAAAGGGATTGCAATTTAATAAAGATGTATATATTGGAGAAAATGCATGGATAGGAGCAGGTGTAGTTATTCTTCCTGGGGTTCATATAGGAAAGAACACAATTATAGGTGCTGGAAGCATTGTTACAAAAGATATTCCTGACAATGTGGTGGCAGTTGGAAATCCATGCAGAGTTCTTAGAAAAATCAATGAAAGAGACAAGGAATATTACTATAAAGATGAGAGAATAGATTGGGAGAATATTATTTTTTAGTCCAACGGTTCATAAAAAGCCTTTCAGACTTTTATTCCATCAATCCAAGAGATGTTGAGGTGGTTCATTGTGAAATTGCATCCAATTACAGACATACCGAAAAACAAAGTAACAGAGTTTTTTAAGTCGCATTGGGGAAGTTCCAAAATGGTTATTTCCAGTGGAGTTTTTGACTGTAGTGAACTGGATGGCTTTGCAGTTTTAAATGATGAAGGAGATATTATTGGTTTAGTTACATATATCATCAGAGATCATGAATGCGAGATTATATCTTTAAACAGTATTGAAGAAGGAAAAGGGATCGGGACATCTCTGATTAATGAAATTGAAAATATTGTCATTAAAAATAATTGTAAACTCATTAAATTAGTAACAACAAATGATAATTTATTAGCATTAAGGTTTTATCAAAAACGTGGCTTTATTCTGTCCAGGATTATAAATAATGCAGTTGAGGAAGCGAGAAAGCTAAAACCAGAGATCCCCTTAATCGGTAATGATGGTATACCAATCAGAGATGAAATCGAGTTGATTAAGGTTTTAAGTTAATGGAGGTTTACATATTACCAATAAAAGTTTTTAGCTGGAAGTTGAAAGGAATCGGATAAAAGAGCTGTAAAAGCCATATTTACTCGTTAAGTATCAGGTTGAGGGTGTAGGAGTGAATGGGTGAATGTGTATTTGGCAAGGGATAATTACCCTTGACAGGGTAAAATGGGATATGTTAGAATATTCGCCAAAGCAATGACGAAGAGAAGTAGCATGAATTATCGTTCACAGAGAGCGGGGGATGGTGAGAGCCCTGCAAAGTGAATTCATGTGAATAACACTTCACCAGCTTCAATCTGAAAGTCATATTGCATATGACGAGTAGGTGCGACGTAAGCCGTACGTTACAATGGCAGACACTAAGAAGTGACTGTACGAAGTGGTACAGTAATTCAGGTGGCACCGCGGACGATGATTATGCTGTTCGCCCTGAAATGTTTATTTCGGGCGAGCAGCTTTTTTATATTTATAGGTGCTCTCCCGACACAGTGAATCGAAAAAAAGATGAGAAAGGGAGATGTTATGTCAGAGATTTATCGTACCAAAACAATGAATCAAATCACCGAAGAAGATATTGGTACCGTCCTTAAAATTGCCGGTTGGGTTGAAAACATCCGGGACCACGGGGGTGTGTCCTTTATCGACATTAGGGATATGTACGGTGTCATGCAGGTGGTATTCAGAAATATTGAGCTTCCAAAAGGCATCAGAAAAGAAGAATGTCTATCCATTGAAGGTGTGGTGGAAAAACGGGATGAGGAAACCTATAACCCCAAGATTCCCACCGGTACTATTGAGCTTGCGGCGCAAAAAGTCACGGTTCTAGGCAAGGTCTATAAGGATCTTCCGTTTGAAATCGCCACCTCCAAGGAAATTCGTGAGGAAGTGCGTTTAAAGTACCGTTACCT from the Defluviitalea raffinosedens genome contains:
- a CDS encoding GNAT family N-acetyltransferase, which encodes MKLHPITDIPKNKVTEFFKSHWGSSKMVISSGVFDCSELDGFAVLNDEGDIIGLVTYIIRDHECEIISLNSIEEGKGIGTSLINEIENIVIKNNCKLIKLVTTNDNLLALRFYQKRGFILSRIINNAVEEARKLKPEIPLIGNDGIPIRDEIELIKVLS